From Echeneis naucrates chromosome 7, fEcheNa1.1, whole genome shotgun sequence, one genomic window encodes:
- the vgll4a gene encoding transcription cofactor vestigial-like protein 4 — protein sequence MLFTRMDLLNSQFLDKMNNNIGRLHYEDESRTPSLPTAVSNITGPPPHCPSKRKYGEEQMDDQINCDDDHMTKMSRLFATQLARPSAGDNRNEHWSHSPVEHITSSAKGLHGTHLYASISGYAVDQPLPLTKTSPDIGVGGRERSVMGGTVERQQNRPSVITCAPASNRNCNLSHCHMNGCFPNSSGDQRKANANTVCDPVIEEHFRRSLGKNYKDMEPVSNSVSITGSVDDHFAKALGDAWLQIKAKGGGHQTPDADP from the exons ATGCTATTCACTAGAATGGACCTGTTGAACTCTCAGTTCCTGGACAAGATGAACAATAACATTGGGAGACTGCACTATGAAG ATGAGTCCAGGACACCCTCCCTGCCTACTGCTGTGTCTAACATAACTGGGCCTCCTCCACACTGTCCAAGCAAACGAAAGTACGGAGAAGAACAAATGGATGACCAAATTAACTGTGATGATGACCACATGACCAAAATGAGCAGATTGTTTGCCACTCAGCT GGCCCGTCCCTCTGCTGGAGACAACCGTAATGAGCACTGGAGTCACAGTCCCGTGGAGCACATTACTTCCTCTGCCAAGGGCCTCCATGGGACCCACCTGTACGCTTCCATTTCTGGCTATGCTGTAGACCAGCCTCTGCCTCTGACCAAAACCAGCCCAGACATTGGAGTTGGGGGAAGGGAGAGGTCTGTCATGGGTGGCACCGTAGAGCGACAGCAG AATCGTCCGTCAGTTATTACCTGTGCCCCTGCAAGCAACCGCAATTGCAACCTCTCTCACTGCCACATGAATGGCTGTTTTCCCAACTCATCTGGTGATCAGAGAAAGGCCAATG CTAACACAGTTTGTGATCCTGTGATTGAGGAGCACTTCCGACGCAGCCTTGGAAAAAACTACAAAGACATGGAGCCTGTGTCCAACTCAGTGTCTATCACAGGTTCAGTGGATGACCACTTTGCTAAAGCTCTGGGGGACGCCTGGCTTCAAATCAAGGCCAAGGGTGGAGGTCATCAGACCCCAGATGCAGATCCATGA